Genomic DNA from Peribacillus simplex NBRC 15720 = DSM 1321:
TGGTTTATGCTTCCCTTTTTCACATGAGCGACCCATCCCTCCTCATGGTTGTCGCTGTGCCGCTTCGCCCTCTCTTTATCTCTTAAAACCCCTTCGGACTTATTGACCATTATATTTATATCAATTTTCTTAATTATAAGATTACTAGGAATTATATAACTTCAAAACAATCTTTTGGAAATATAGATAAATTTACGGATAAAGCATAGAAAAATAAGTTAATTTTATATATCATTGGAGATAGGAATTTTCTTATTTTTTACTTTTACTAGAAAGGAATGTTAATGATGGCCAAAGAAAAAAAGAAAAAAACCCCAATTCCTTTCCGACTGAACTTTTTGTTCTTTTTAATATTCATTTTATTTTCAAGCTTAATAATCCGGCTTGGCATCGTCCAGATCGTGTATGGGGATGATTACCTCCGCGAAGTCGACCGAACGGAAAACGATGTGGCCAATACCCCCGTTCCCCGTGGTAAGATGTATGACCGCAACTTGAATCCGGTCGTTGATAATGAGCCACGTAATGCCATCACTTATACGAAATACCCGAATACAAAAACGGCAGATATGGTGAAGACGGCAGAGGTCCTTGCTACCTTGATAGAAAAAGATACTAAAAAGGTAACCCTGCCAGATAAAAAGGACTTTTGGATTTTAAAACATCCGAAAGAAGCCGATGCCTTGATTACCAAGGCTGAGAAGAAGAAAGTAATCGAAAAAAAACTAGAGCAAAAAGATTTATACAAACTTCAAATGGAACGGGTAACCGATGAAAATATCAAGGAATTCTCCAAGGATGAATTGGAAGTGATCGCCATCTTCCGGGAATTCAATAGTGGCTATGCCCTCGCACCGTCGATCGTGAAGAATAAAGATGTCACCACTAAGGAATTCGCCAGGGTTAGTGAACATTTGGATGAAATGCCAGGCGTGGACGTAACGACGGATTGGGAAAGGACCTATAAGTATGATGAGACCCTCCGCTCGGTTCTTGGCAAGGTCTCTTCTTCCGAAGAAGGCATTCCCAGTGAAAATATTGACTATTATCTGGCACGTGACTATACCAGGAATGACCGGGTCGGAAAAAGTTATATCGAAAAACAATATGAAGATGTCCTGCGCGGTCAAAAGACGCGGATTGAAAATGTGCTGAGCAAAGGGGAAGTCATCAATACGAATACCCTCACTGAAGGGCAAAGCGGAAAAGACTTGATCCTTACAATTGATATGGAGCTGCAGCAACAGGTTGAAAAAATCATTGAGAGAGAATTGTACAGAACTAAGGCTAGGGGAAATACCTACTTATTGGATCGTGCCTTCGTCGTTTTAATGGACCCGAATACAGGCGAGGTGCTTACGATGGCTGGCAGGCAATACGGCCGCAACAGTGAAACCGGATTGACCGAAATGAAAGATTTCGCCCTTGGAAACATTACGACCTCCTATACGATGGGGTCATCTGTTAAAGGGGCAACGGTCTACACGGGCTTTCAGACTGGGGCCATCACACCAGGGTCGGCATTTCATGACCATCCACTTTTCTTAGCTGGTGCAAATCCCAAAAAATCTTATAGCCCTTTAGGGTATGTAACCGATGTCACCGCTTTAAAGAAATCGTCGAATGTCTATATGTTCATGACGGCAATCAAAATTGGCGGTGGGCATTATGTTCCAAATCAGCCGCTAGGAATTAATCGAGAAGCATATGCGATCATGCGAAATCATTTTGCTCAATTCGGATTGGGTGTACGTACCGGCATAGACCTGCCTAATGAGTCTGTCGGATTTAAAGGAATAGATACTACAACAGACGGATTGCTGCTGGATTTATCGATTGGGCAGTATGATACATATACTCCAATGCAATTGGCACAATACGCATCGACGATTGCAAATGGCGGTAAAAGGCTTGAGCCACATATGGTCAGGGAAATCAGGAATCCTTCTGACCAACACCAAGAATTGGGTAGCGTTTTTAAAACAATGAGTCCCAAAGTGTTAAACGACTTAGGCGGGAAAGACGTTTGGATTCAACGTGTCCAGGAAGGATTCAGACAGGTTGCCCAGGAGCCAGGCGGGACGGCATATAAATATTTCGGCGGTAAATCTTACCGTGCGGCAGCGAAAACGGGTACTGCCGAAGCCTTTTACGACGGACCGCGAAGAAATCAATATAGTGAACCAGTCCCGACTATCAATCTAACACTTGCAGGTTATGCACCTCACAATAATCCGGAAGTGGCATTCTCTGTCGTCGTGCCATGGGTGTATCAAGGCAAGCCCTCTGATGATATCAACAAACGTATCGGGCGGGACGTAATGGACGCCTACTTTAAATTGAAGGAAAAAAGAGCAAAAGGTGAATCTGATGCAGATAAGGCAGTAGAAAGCACCCAATGATGTTTACAAAAAAAGGCCTGCTCAATATACGAGCAAGCCTTTTTTGATGCTTCCTTTATTCAAGCTTTTGAACGAATTCCTTATAAAGAGCTCTGAGTGCATCTCCCCTGCTGATGATGCCGACGACTTTATCATTTTTGTCCACGACGGGGATTTTCTTGAAATGATGCTTGGAAAGGACCTTTATCAATTCATCTAACGGATCTTCGGGGGAAAGCTTTGTTATCCTTTTATTTTTAATGATTTGTGAGACTTTATCATGCATTTTGGATGTAACCTTTTCATCCAACACTTCACCGGGAAGAACCGTAATGTAGGTGAAATATCCCATGATGGCTTCCTCAGCAGGTGTCAAATAACGGAGGATATCCCCGTCCGTCACCATTCCCAATAGCTTATCTTGTTCATCCACAACGGGGACCCCGCCCACTTTATTTTCGATTAAGATCCGCAGAATTTCCTTTAATGTAAAATCAGGACGGGCTACGTAGACTTCCCTTATCATGAAATCCTTAACTAACATATTACCACCCCTTTTTTAAGTTTGTACGTTCTGTATTCATCTCTCCTCTATTAATACCCTTACTTACTCTATTTAAAAACCCTTGCCGCCTGAACTGCCTTTTTCCAGCCATCATATAAATCCTTCCGTTCCTGTTCTTCCATCTCGGGTTCGAATTTCTTATCGACTGCCCATAGCTTTGAAATCTCTTCCTGACTTTCCCAATATCCGACAGCGAGTCCAGCCAAATACGCTGCGCCTAACGCTGTCGTTTCACTAATAACCGGTCTTTCGACTGGTACATTCAGGAGGCCGCTTTGAAATTCCATCAAGAAGTTGTTTTTGACAACCCCGCCATCGACCCTCAATGCCTTTAGGTTAATCCCTGAATCGACTTCCATGGCCTTAAGGACATCTTTTGTCTGGTAGGCCAGCGCTTCCAATGTTGCCCGGACGAAATGCTCCTTCGATGTCCCCCTTGTCAGTCCGAATATAGCTCCCCTGACATCACTATCCCAATAAGGGGTACCTAATCCAACAAATGCGGGAACTACATAGACACCATCGGCTGAAGTGACCCGCAAAGCATACTTTTCACTGTCTTTCGGATCATGCAAGAGTTTCAGCCCATCCCTTAACCATTGTATGGCCGAACCTGCGACAAAAATACTGCCTTCCAAGGCATATTGGACTTTTCCATTCAGCCCCCATGCAATCGTGGTCAACAGTCCATGCTCTGATTTCACTGCCTTTTCTCCTGTATTCATTAGCATGAAGCATCCGGTGCCATACGTATTCTTAGCCATTCCTTTTTCAAAGCATTCTTGGCCGAACAAAGCGGCCTGTTGATCTCCCGCTGCCCCGGCAATCGGGATTTCGTGCCCAAAGAAATGGTGTGGCGCTGTTTTCCCGTATATCTCCGATGAAGAGCGAACATCCGGAAGCATCGATCGCGGCACTTGCAGGATTTCCAGCAGCTCTTCGTCCCACTTCAGGTCATGAATGTTATACATCAGCGTCCTTGAAGCATTCGAATAATCGGTTACATGTGCTTTACCACCCGAAAGTTTCCATATCAGCCACGTATCAATCGTACCAAACAATAAGTCTCCGTTTTCAGCCTTTTCCCGTGCCCCATCTACATGGTCGAGAATCCATTTCACCTTTGTACCGGAAAAATAAGCATCAATCAACAAACCGGTTTTTTGCAAAAATAAGTCTTCGAGACCCTCATCCTTCAATTGCGTGCAAATTTCGCTCGTCTGCCGGGATTGCCAGACGATGGCGTGATGGATCGGCTGACCTGTTTCCTTATCCCATACCACGGTCGTCTCCCGTTGATTCGTTATGCCAATTCCAGCGATCTGTTCAGGCTTTACATTCATTTCCGATAGACAGGAAGCGATTACCGATAGGATGGAACCCCAAATTTCATTGGCGTTATGCTCCACCCATCCAGGATTTCTGAAATATTGGGTGAATTCCTTTTGGGCAATATGCAAAACTTCCCCGCTTTTATTAAATAAAATGGCCCGGGAACTTGTCGTTCCCTGGTCCAATGATAATATGTAAGTCTCCATGGCTGTCTCCTCCTGCACTTAAGAAAAGGTTCATTCCCGCTTAAGTGTCATGCTGTTTTTCTTCCTACATTTTACTAGATATACCCGTGAAAACAAAAAATATATAAATTACGGCGAAAAATTGAAAAATATTGGCAGGTTAAGAGTTTATCTTTTACAA
This window encodes:
- a CDS encoding peptidoglycan D,D-transpeptidase FtsI family protein, producing MAKEKKKKTPIPFRLNFLFFLIFILFSSLIIRLGIVQIVYGDDYLREVDRTENDVANTPVPRGKMYDRNLNPVVDNEPRNAITYTKYPNTKTADMVKTAEVLATLIEKDTKKVTLPDKKDFWILKHPKEADALITKAEKKKVIEKKLEQKDLYKLQMERVTDENIKEFSKDELEVIAIFREFNSGYALAPSIVKNKDVTTKEFARVSEHLDEMPGVDVTTDWERTYKYDETLRSVLGKVSSSEEGIPSENIDYYLARDYTRNDRVGKSYIEKQYEDVLRGQKTRIENVLSKGEVINTNTLTEGQSGKDLILTIDMELQQQVEKIIERELYRTKARGNTYLLDRAFVVLMDPNTGEVLTMAGRQYGRNSETGLTEMKDFALGNITTSYTMGSSVKGATVYTGFQTGAITPGSAFHDHPLFLAGANPKKSYSPLGYVTDVTALKKSSNVYMFMTAIKIGGGHYVPNQPLGINREAYAIMRNHFAQFGLGVRTGIDLPNESVGFKGIDTTTDGLLLDLSIGQYDTYTPMQLAQYASTIANGGKRLEPHMVREIRNPSDQHQELGSVFKTMSPKVLNDLGGKDVWIQRVQEGFRQVAQEPGGTAYKYFGGKSYRAAAKTGTAEAFYDGPRRNQYSEPVPTINLTLAGYAPHNNPEVAFSVVVPWVYQGKPSDDINKRIGRDVMDAYFKLKEKRAKGESDADKAVESTQ
- a CDS encoding CBS domain-containing protein; the encoded protein is MLVKDFMIREVYVARPDFTLKEILRILIENKVGGVPVVDEQDKLLGMVTDGDILRYLTPAEEAIMGYFTYITVLPGEVLDEKVTSKMHDKVSQIIKNKRITKLSPEDPLDELIKVLSKHHFKKIPVVDKNDKVVGIISRGDALRALYKEFVQKLE
- the glpK gene encoding glycerol kinase GlpK, which codes for METYILSLDQGTTSSRAILFNKSGEVLHIAQKEFTQYFRNPGWVEHNANEIWGSILSVIASCLSEMNVKPEQIAGIGITNQRETTVVWDKETGQPIHHAIVWQSRQTSEICTQLKDEGLEDLFLQKTGLLIDAYFSGTKVKWILDHVDGAREKAENGDLLFGTIDTWLIWKLSGGKAHVTDYSNASRTLMYNIHDLKWDEELLEILQVPRSMLPDVRSSSEIYGKTAPHHFFGHEIPIAGAAGDQQAALFGQECFEKGMAKNTYGTGCFMLMNTGEKAVKSEHGLLTTIAWGLNGKVQYALEGSIFVAGSAIQWLRDGLKLLHDPKDSEKYALRVTSADGVYVVPAFVGLGTPYWDSDVRGAIFGLTRGTSKEHFVRATLEALAYQTKDVLKAMEVDSGINLKALRVDGGVVKNNFLMEFQSGLLNVPVERPVISETTALGAAYLAGLAVGYWESQEEISKLWAVDKKFEPEMEEQERKDLYDGWKKAVQAARVFK